AACAATATCATCTTCAATTCTTACACCGCTGAATTTTCGATACTGATTTACTTTAGCGTAATTTATAAACTCGGTAAATTTCTTTTCGCCTTCCCACTTGTCGATCAACTCAGGTATAAAATAGATCCCTGGTTCAACTGTTAATACGATTCCAGGTACGAGGGGACGCGCATAACGGAGAGATTTTAAACCGAATTGTGTGCTTCTTTTAGTCTTCTCATCGTAACCGAAATTATTTTCGCCGTAATTTTCCATATCATGAACATCTAGACCCATTAAATGACCGAGGCCATGAGGGAAGAAAAGAGCGTGTGCGCCTGCTTCAACAGCATCTTTTGTATTTCCTTTCATTATACCGAGTGCTTTTAACCCCTCGGTTATTACTTCCGCTGATTTAAGATGTATTGATTTATAATTCTGCTTCGGTTTAATGCTTTCAATAGCAGTCATATTTGCTGCAAGAACAATCTCATAGATAAATTTCTGAACGGGAGTGAATTTACCGTTAACAGGAAAAGTCCTGGTTATATCGCTTGTATAATGAGAAGCGGCTTCTGCACCGGAATCGTTTACTACAAGATCACCATCTTTCAATTTGTTGCCGTAATAATGATTGTGAAGAGTCTGAACATTCCTTGAAAAGATCGGCGGGAATGCAAGTCCGCTTCCGAGAGATAAGGCAAGGCCTTCTATAAAACCGGCAACTTCTTTTTCATACATACCCGGTTTTGTAAAACGCATTGCAGCCGTATGCATCTCGTATGCAATGCCGATAGCTTTTTCTATTTCAGCTATTTCCTCGGCGGATTTAACGAGTCGCTGTTCTGCTATTGCTTTAATAAGAACCATCGAGGTGTAATCATTTACTCTTCCGGGCGCAATACCGAGCAGTTTGTGAATGGTAAAGATATTGTCGTACCTGTATTGAGGAACAAAATGAATTTTCCTTCCCCGCCTTACAGCATCGGCGCAGATTGCTGCAAGTTCGCTCAGCGGTTTTGTTATCTTAACACCGCATTTAGCCGCTTCCTCTTTAATTGTTGGCTGAGGGCCCATCCAGACTATATGATCGATCGTAAAATCGTCGCCGAAGACAATTTCTTTATTCTCATCCACATCGATAATCGCCGAAAGCTGCGCGCGGTCCAGTCCGAAATAATAAAGAAATGTACTGTCCTGCCTGAAGTGATAAGTGTTGTCGGTGTAGTTCATCGGGGCTTCGTTATTGCCGAGAAAAAGGATAATTCCGTTCCTGACTTTCTTCTTTAATTCCGCTCTTCTCTGAATATAAGTTTTTGATTTGAACATTTTCTACCTCTGTTTTTTTTAACTCAAATTCTGATTTTTCTTCCAACAGAACAGATCTGTTTAATTTATAACAAGCATACTGATCCGGGAATTATATTTTATGGTTTCTTTCTCGTGTTTAAATGACAGTCAAATCCCGGAAGTAAAATAAAGTATTTAGTCCTAAAATTAAATCGACTTTCCCCAATTTTAATTTCTTTTTTAGGGTGTGAATAGATTAATTTATCGGAGAAGATTTTTGAAAACAATGACTGATAAAAAGAAATCGATCCTCTATGCCTCGGGTGCAATTTTATTCTGGTCTACAGTTGCAACCGCATTCAAATTGATACTTGAGGGCATGAGCAATTCCCAGCTATTATTCTACTCATCCCTGACGAGTGTTCTGGTCCTCTTTCCGCTGGCGTATAAAAATTCCCCGGAGGAATTGAAGCAGTTCTTTAGCAAGCATCATCTTAAAAATAATACGGTGCTCGGTTTAATTAATCCTTTTGTTTATTACCTGATTCTGTTCGAAGCATATTCGGTTCTGCCGGCACAGGAAGCACAGCCGATAAACCTTACCTGGCCTTTAATCATTTCGATCTTCTCGGCTCTTTTTCTTAAACAGAAACTCTCCGTAAGAACAGTAATTGGACTTTTAATTTCCTTTGCGGGGGTTGTAGTAATTGCAACACGGGGGAATTTACTGAATCTCCATTTTCATAATTTATACGGAGTACTTCTTGCGCTTAGCAGCTCATTTATCTGGGCTTCCTTCTGGATTCTTAATCTGCTCGATAAAAGGGAGGAGTCGGTAAAACTTTTCGGATCGTTCTTTTTCGGAACGGTTTATACCGGTATTTACATTTTATTATTCGGCTCGTTCGGTCCGGTTAAAACAGGATATATTCTGGGATCGGTTTATATCGGTTTGTTCGAAATGGGAATCACTTTTTTCCTTTGGCTTAAAGCGCTTTCGCTCAGCGATAACAAAGCTAAAACCTCCACTATGGTTTATCTTTTCCCTGTAATCTCTCTCTTTTTTATTGCTCTAGTTCTTAAAGAGAAACTGTTTATCTCTTCGATAATTGGGCTGGTAATGATAGTCGGCGGGATTCTATTTCAACAGCTGAAAAAAGAAAGCGGTTAACCGAGAACGAAAGTCTGGCCAATTTCATCGATCCCGATTTCTATCGGGAGATTTTCTGCGGCGCGTTTCATCCAT
This Melioribacteraceae bacterium DNA region includes the following protein-coding sequences:
- a CDS encoding DMT family transporter, which encodes MTDKKKSILYASGAILFWSTVATAFKLILEGMSNSQLLFYSSLTSVLVLFPLAYKNSPEELKQFFSKHHLKNNTVLGLINPFVYYLILFEAYSVLPAQEAQPINLTWPLIISIFSALFLKQKLSVRTVIGLLISFAGVVVIATRGNLLNLHFHNLYGVLLALSSSFIWASFWILNLLDKREESVKLFGSFFFGTVYTGIYILLFGSFGPVKTGYILGSVYIGLFEMGITFFLWLKALSLSDNKAKTSTMVYLFPVISLFFIALVLKEKLFISSIIGLVMIVGGILFQQLKKESG
- a CDS encoding aminopeptidase P family protein, giving the protein MFKSKTYIQRRAELKKKVRNGIILFLGNNEAPMNYTDNTYHFRQDSTFLYYFGLDRAQLSAIIDVDENKEIVFGDDFTIDHIVWMGPQPTIKEEAAKCGVKITKPLSELAAICADAVRRGRKIHFVPQYRYDNIFTIHKLLGIAPGRVNDYTSMVLIKAIAEQRLVKSAEEIAEIEKAIGIAYEMHTAAMRFTKPGMYEKEVAGFIEGLALSLGSGLAFPPIFSRNVQTLHNHYYGNKLKDGDLVVNDSGAEAASHYTSDITRTFPVNGKFTPVQKFIYEIVLAANMTAIESIKPKQNYKSIHLKSAEVITEGLKALGIMKGNTKDAVEAGAHALFFPHGLGHLMGLDVHDMENYGENNFGYDEKTKRSTQFGLKSLRYARPLVPGIVLTVEPGIYFIPELIDKWEGEKKFTEFINYAKVNQYRKFSGVRIEDDIVVTKTGCRVLGRPIPKTVDEVEEVASEKV